In Palleronia sp. LCG004, a single window of DNA contains:
- a CDS encoding ferritin-like domain-containing protein — protein MALNSLKDVYLDQMQDLYSACQQSLDATTELGNAATHQELSEALAAGGKGIAEGMEKISKLCSDHGINPDGEFCKGMQGLVKEARSHALEEEFGDDDVRDAMIITQYQRMVHYALAGYGCLVAFANRLELDGDAAVLQECLDETYQGDRHMTEIATKGGVNAAAA, from the coding sequence ATGGCCCTCAACAGCCTCAAAGACGTCTATCTCGATCAAATGCAGGACCTTTACTCGGCCTGCCAGCAATCCCTCGACGCGACCACCGAACTCGGAAACGCAGCCACCCATCAGGAGCTTTCCGAAGCGCTTGCCGCCGGTGGCAAGGGGATCGCCGAAGGGATGGAGAAGATCTCGAAGCTCTGCTCGGATCACGGGATCAACCCCGACGGGGAATTCTGCAAGGGAATGCAGGGCCTCGTGAAGGAAGCGCGCTCGCACGCGCTCGAAGAGGAATTCGGCGATGATGACGTGCGCGACGCGATGATCATCACGCAATATCAGCGCATGGTGCATTACGCCCTCGCAGGTTACGGTTGCCTCGTGGCGTTTGCCAACCGCCTCGAACTCGACGGTGACGCGGCGGTGCTCCAGGAATGTCTCGACGAGACCTACCAGGGCGATCGCCACATGACCGAAATCGCGACGAAGGGCGGCGTTAACGCGGCTGCTGCCTAA
- the tuf gene encoding elongation factor Tu produces the protein MAKAKFERNKPHVNIGTIGHVDHGKTTLTAAITKYFGDFRAYDQIDGAPEEKARGITISTAHVEYETENRHYAHVDCPGHADYVKNMITGAAQMDGAILVVNAADGPMPQTREHILLGRQVGIPAIVVYMNKVDQVDDEELLELVEMEIRELLSSYDYPGDDLPIVKGSALAAMNGENPEIGENSIRELMAAVDDYIPTPERAVDQPFLMPVEDVFSISGRGTVVTGRVERGVINVGDEIEIVGIRDTKKTTCTGVEMFRKLLDRGEAGDNIGALLRGVDREGVQRGQVLCKPGSVKPHTKFEAEAYILTKEEGGRHTPFFANYRPQFYFRTTDVTGTVQLAEGTEMVMPGDNVSFGVELIAPIAMEEKLRFAIREGGRTVGAGVVSKIIE, from the coding sequence ATGGCGAAGGCAAAGTTCGAACGCAACAAACCGCACGTGAACATCGGGACGATCGGTCACGTCGATCACGGCAAGACGACGCTGACGGCGGCGATCACGAAGTATTTCGGCGATTTCCGTGCCTATGACCAGATCGACGGCGCGCCGGAAGAGAAGGCGCGCGGGATCACGATCTCGACGGCGCATGTCGAGTACGAGACCGAGAACCGTCACTACGCGCATGTGGACTGCCCGGGCCACGCCGACTACGTGAAGAACATGATCACGGGTGCGGCGCAGATGGACGGCGCGATCCTGGTGGTGAACGCGGCCGACGGCCCGATGCCGCAGACGCGCGAGCACATCCTGCTGGGCCGTCAGGTCGGCATTCCGGCGATCGTGGTCTACATGAACAAGGTCGACCAGGTCGATGACGAGGAGCTTCTCGAGCTCGTCGAGATGGAGATCCGCGAGCTTCTGTCGAGCTACGACTACCCGGGCGACGATCTTCCGATCGTGAAGGGCTCGGCGCTGGCCGCGATGAACGGCGAGAACCCCGAGATCGGCGAGAACTCGATCCGCGAGCTGATGGCTGCGGTCGACGACTACATCCCGACGCCGGAGCGCGCCGTGGACCAGCCGTTCCTGATGCCGGTCGAGGACGTGTTCTCGATCTCGGGTCGCGGTACGGTCGTGACGGGTCGCGTCGAGCGCGGCGTGATCAACGTGGGCGACGAGATCGAGATCGTGGGCATCCGCGACACGAAGAAGACGACCTGCACGGGCGTCGAGATGTTCCGCAAGCTGCTCGACCGCGGCGAGGCCGGCGACAATATCGGCGCGCTGCTGCGCGGTGTCGACCGCGAGGGCGTCCAGCGTGGCCAGGTTCTCTGCAAGCCGGGTTCGGTGAAGCCGCACACGAAGTTCGAGGCCGAAGCCTACATCCTGACGAAGGAAGAGGGCGGGCGTCACACGCCGTTCTTCGCGAACTACCGTCCGCAGTTCTACTTCCGCACGACGGACGTGACCGGCACGGTTCAGCTTGCCGAGGGCACCGAGATGGTCATGCCGGGCGACAACGTGTCGTTCGGCGTCGAGCTGATCGCGCCGATCGCGATGGAAGAGAAGCTCCGCTTCGCCATCCGCGAAGGCGGCCGCACCGTGGGCGCGGGCGTCGTCTCGAAGATCATCGAGTAA
- a CDS encoding DUF3140 domain-containing protein: MAKSRDEIWDEWRDRVNMAPKELEDWLETDESKSVGDSDKGESTGHESGRKIVDIKRTNKDDLSDDQWDWMQKVVGYINRHCSQVPKGDVEDTTWRYSLMNWGHDPLKEDGCAS, from the coding sequence ATGGCAAAATCACGTGACGAGATCTGGGACGAATGGCGCGACCGCGTCAACATGGCCCCGAAGGAGCTCGAGGACTGGCTCGAGACCGACGAGAGCAAATCCGTCGGCGACAGCGACAAGGGTGAATCGACAGGACACGAATCGGGCCGGAAGATCGTCGACATCAAGCGCACCAACAAGGACGACCTGAGCGACGATCAATGGGACTGGATGCAGAAGGTGGTCGGATACATCAACCGGCACTGCTCGCAGGTACCGAAAGGCGATGTCGAGGACACGACCTGGCGCTATTCGCTGATGAACTGGGGCCACGATCCGCTCAAGGAAGACGGCTGCGCGTCCTGA
- a CDS encoding zinc transporter ZntB, translated as MTRHIIFAHHLSGDQRGVTIAPDDIVAALRDPAPAWLHLQADAPESVSWIDEHLHYLDPAIRAALTEPETRPRAVKAGKGVLLFLRGINLNAGADPEDMVSLRIYADSAQIVSLSRRSLRTVDTLARRIEEGEGPETAGGLIADFIEELTSRIETQVTDLENRTEVLEAAVIEAPLAEHSSEVTDQRLELADLRRFLPAQRDAVKDMVRMDTDLLGTAQRVSIDEQQHQLVRVVETLDALREQLSAIRSEIDGARDERLNRNLYVLSVISAVFLPLGFMTGLMGINVAGMPGEHWPPAFWVFSFGMAVLGAGVLVILKFLRIL; from the coding sequence ATGACACGCCACATCATCTTCGCCCATCACCTGAGCGGCGATCAGAGAGGCGTGACGATCGCGCCAGACGACATCGTCGCGGCGCTGCGTGATCCTGCGCCGGCATGGCTGCACCTTCAGGCCGACGCTCCGGAGAGCGTCAGCTGGATCGACGAACATCTGCATTACCTCGACCCGGCGATCCGCGCGGCCCTGACAGAACCCGAGACACGGCCCCGGGCGGTGAAGGCCGGAAAGGGAGTCCTGCTGTTCCTGAGGGGGATCAACCTCAATGCGGGGGCCGATCCCGAGGATATGGTCTCGCTTAGGATCTATGCCGACAGCGCGCAGATCGTGTCCCTCTCGCGACGGTCGCTGCGGACGGTCGACACGCTCGCGCGGCGGATCGAGGAGGGCGAGGGCCCCGAAACCGCAGGCGGCCTGATCGCGGATTTTATCGAGGAACTGACGTCCCGGATCGAGACCCAGGTCACCGATCTCGAGAATCGCACCGAGGTGCTGGAGGCGGCCGTGATCGAGGCACCGCTGGCGGAGCATTCGAGCGAGGTCACGGATCAGCGGTTGGAGCTCGCGGATCTGCGGCGTTTTCTGCCGGCCCAGCGGGACGCGGTGAAGGATATGGTCAGGATGGACACCGATCTTCTCGGCACTGCGCAGAGGGTCAGCATCGATGAACAGCAGCATCAGCTCGTCCGGGTGGTCGAGACGCTCGACGCGCTGCGCGAGCAGCTGAGCGCGATCCGTTCGGAGATAGACGGAGCGCGCGACGAGCGGCTGAACCGCAATCTCTATGTGCTGTCCGTGATCTCGGCGGTGTTCCTGCCGCTCGGGTTCATGACGGGGCTTATGGGGATCAACGTCGCCGGCATGCCCGGCGAGCATTGGCCGCCGGCCTTCTGGGTGTTCTCCTTCGGGATGGCGGTGCTCGGGGCGGGCGTGCTCGTCATCCTGAAGTTCCTCAGAATCCTTTAA
- a CDS encoding 3-ketoacyl-ACP reductase, translating into MENEDLHDRLELLRRKIEAAEERLHERDNPPHDEAHLTARELKERYRRLQARVSDEVADAEAHGHHVSNLERSVRQWVDSFDTAHTASD; encoded by the coding sequence ATGGAAAACGAGGACCTTCACGACCGTCTCGAGCTGCTCCGGCGGAAGATCGAAGCCGCCGAGGAAAGGCTGCACGAGCGGGACAATCCACCTCATGACGAGGCGCACCTGACCGCGAGAGAGCTGAAGGAGCGCTACAGGAGATTGCAGGCGCGTGTGAGCGACGAGGTCGCCGATGCCGAAGCGCACGGGCACCACGTGAGCAATCTCGAACGCTCCGTGAGACAGTGGGTCGACAGCTTCGATACCGCGCATACCGCGTCCGACTAG
- a CDS encoding patatin-like phospholipase family protein — translation MASAELNALVLQGGGALGAYQAGTYSALERAGYSFDWIAGISIGAINAALICGNRKEDRVAALKAFWNRITSNLPVSSPVWTVAGRRAFSELAATEVTMAGAPGFFRPRLPIAFWPFGPERALGFYDTTPLAATLNELVDFDLLNDSGPRLCVGATDVETGNFVYFDSRTTRIDARHIMASGALPPGFPPVEIDGRRYWDGGLVSNTPLQYVMEEAEGDQPICVLQVDLFNARGGLPVDVIDVQQREKDIRYSSRTRLTTDRYRQLHALSAAAERLAERLPDALKDDPDLALLRGAGPSCPVTLVHLIHRKEGFEGNAKDYEFSRQSMSDHWHSGLEDVERTLSSKTWKSRVPGADGLQIFDLGTREQ, via the coding sequence ATGGCCTCAGCCGAACTGAATGCACTGGTCCTGCAGGGCGGCGGAGCACTCGGTGCCTATCAGGCCGGCACGTACTCGGCCCTTGAAAGGGCGGGGTATTCCTTCGACTGGATCGCCGGAATCTCGATCGGTGCCATCAATGCCGCGCTGATCTGCGGCAACCGCAAGGAAGACCGTGTCGCCGCACTCAAGGCATTCTGGAACAGGATCACGTCCAACCTGCCGGTCTCTTCGCCCGTCTGGACGGTCGCCGGTCGCCGGGCGTTTTCGGAACTGGCCGCGACGGAGGTTACCATGGCCGGTGCTCCGGGCTTTTTCCGGCCGCGGCTGCCCATCGCGTTCTGGCCTTTCGGCCCCGAGCGGGCGCTCGGCTTCTACGACACCACGCCGCTTGCGGCGACGCTGAACGAACTGGTCGATTTCGACCTTCTCAACGACAGTGGTCCGCGGCTCTGCGTCGGTGCGACCGACGTGGAGACCGGGAACTTCGTCTATTTCGACAGTCGGACGACGCGGATCGACGCGCGCCACATCATGGCCAGCGGAGCGTTGCCCCCGGGTTTTCCCCCTGTCGAGATCGACGGTCGCCGGTACTGGGATGGCGGCCTCGTGTCGAACACGCCGCTGCAATACGTCATGGAAGAGGCCGAGGGCGATCAGCCGATCTGCGTCCTCCAGGTCGATCTCTTCAATGCGCGGGGCGGGCTTCCGGTCGATGTGATCGACGTGCAGCAGCGCGAGAAGGACATCCGCTATTCCAGCCGGACCCGGCTGACCACCGACCGCTACCGCCAGCTGCACGCGCTCAGCGCCGCGGCCGAGCGGCTGGCCGAAAGATTGCCCGACGCCCTCAAGGACGATCCCGATCTGGCGCTGCTGCGCGGAGCCGGCCCGTCCTGCCCGGTCACGCTGGTCCATCTGATCCATCGCAAGGAAGGCTTCGAAGGCAACGCCAAGGATTACGAGTTCTCGCGGCAGTCGATGTCCGACCACTGGCACTCGGGCCTCGAGGACGTCGAGCGAACGCTGTCCTCCAAGACGTGGAAGTCGCGTGTCCCCGGGGCGGACGGCTTGCAGATTTTCGATCTCGGAACACGCGAACAATAG
- a CDS encoding ABC transporter transmembrane domain-containing protein, translating into MAARSTEDRARSRKIGALGALWPFLRPYRGLLSVAIMALVLTACVSLLLPIAARRVVDGFETSAERLLDEYFLAAFLLAALMAVGTGLRYYFVTRLGERVVADLRKAVFDRVIGMSPAFYERIMTGEVLSRITTDTTLILSVIGSSVSIALRNLLILLGGLALLFFTSFKLSLLVLMIVPLVIVPIITLGRRLRRLGRENQDWIARSSGEASEALSSVQTVQAFTHEGVSRARFADVTEESFRSARTRIAVRAVMTVLVILLVFSGIVGVLWVGARDVRAEAMSVGELVQFVIYAVMVAGSVAALSEIWGELQRAAGATERLVELLTATDTVVDPAAPAALPAPAGSIGFQNVRFAYPARPTASALDDVSFDVAPGETVALVGPSGAGKTTIIQLLLRFYDPQSGRITLDGMPLSEMSRRDFRRRIALVPQDPVIFASSARENIRFGRPDATDAEVEAAARAAAAHDFLTALPDGYNTYVGERGVMLSGGQKQRIAIARAILRDAPILLLDEATSALDAESEYLVQRAVDRLSTGRTTLVVAHRLATVKKADRILVFERGRIVASGRHDELVADGGLYARLARLQFTADLAAE; encoded by the coding sequence TTGGCCGCCCGAAGCACCGAAGACCGCGCACGATCCCGCAAGATCGGTGCCCTGGGCGCGCTCTGGCCCTTTCTCAGACCCTATCGCGGCCTCCTCAGCGTCGCGATCATGGCGCTCGTCCTCACGGCCTGCGTGTCGCTTCTGCTGCCGATCGCCGCGCGCCGCGTCGTCGACGGGTTCGAGACCTCGGCCGAACGGCTGCTCGACGAATATTTTCTCGCCGCTTTCCTGCTCGCCGCGCTGATGGCCGTCGGTACGGGGCTCAGATACTATTTCGTGACCCGCCTGGGCGAGCGTGTCGTGGCCGACCTGCGCAAGGCGGTCTTCGACCGGGTCATCGGCATGTCGCCCGCCTTCTACGAACGGATCATGACGGGCGAGGTCCTCAGCCGCATCACCACCGACACGACGCTGATCCTGTCGGTCATCGGCTCCTCCGTCTCGATCGCGCTCCGGAACCTGCTGATCCTCCTGGGCGGCCTGGCGCTCCTTTTCTTCACGTCGTTCAAGCTTTCGCTCCTCGTGCTGATGATCGTGCCGCTGGTGATCGTGCCGATCATCACGCTCGGCCGGCGTCTGCGCCGTCTCGGCCGCGAGAACCAGGACTGGATCGCCCGCTCCTCCGGCGAGGCGTCCGAGGCGCTGAGTTCGGTGCAGACCGTGCAGGCCTTCACTCACGAGGGCGTTTCCCGCGCCCGCTTCGCCGATGTTACCGAGGAATCCTTCCGATCGGCGCGGACGCGGATCGCGGTGCGTGCCGTGATGACGGTGCTCGTCATCCTGCTGGTCTTCTCGGGCATCGTGGGCGTTCTCTGGGTCGGCGCGCGCGACGTTCGTGCCGAAGCGATGAGCGTGGGCGAACTCGTCCAGTTCGTGATCTACGCGGTGATGGTCGCGGGCAGCGTCGCCGCGCTGAGCGAGATCTGGGGCGAGCTGCAACGCGCCGCCGGTGCGACGGAACGCCTGGTCGAGCTTCTGACCGCGACTGACACCGTCGTCGATCCGGCCGCGCCCGCCGCCCTGCCCGCCCCGGCCGGGTCCATCGGGTTCCAGAACGTCCGCTTCGCCTACCCCGCGCGGCCCACCGCGAGCGCGCTCGACGACGTGTCCTTCGACGTGGCACCGGGAGAAACCGTGGCGCTGGTCGGCCCGTCCGGCGCAGGCAAGACAACGATCATCCAACTCCTGCTGAGGTTCTACGATCCGCAGAGCGGCCGCATCACGCTCGACGGGATGCCGCTTTCAGAGATGTCGCGACGCGATTTCCGCCGCCGCATCGCACTGGTCCCTCAGGACCCCGTGATCTTCGCGAGCTCGGCGCGCGAGAACATCCGCTTCGGCCGGCCCGACGCCACCGATGCCGAGGTCGAGGCCGCCGCCCGCGCCGCCGCCGCGCACGATTTCCTCACCGCCCTGCCTGACGGTTACAACACCTATGTGGGCGAGCGAGGCGTGATGCTGTCGGGCGGGCAGAAGCAGCGCATCGCCATCGCGCGTGCCATCCTGCGCGACGCGCCGATCCTGCTTCTCGACGAAGCGACGAGCGCGCTCGACGCGGAATCAGAATATCTCGTCCAGCGGGCCGTCGACAGGTTGTCGACCGGACGGACCACGCTCGTCGTCGCGCATCGCCTGGCCACCGTGAAGAAGGCCGATCGCATCCTCGTCTTCGAACGCGGCCGCATCGTGGCATCGGGCCGCCACGACGAGCTGGTGGCCGATGGCGGCCTCTATGCCCGTCTCGCCCGACTGCAATTCACCGCCGATCTCGCCGCGGAATAG
- a CDS encoding acyl-CoA synthetase, translating to MAFATIEDRRAIEAEGPWAERDLPRTVWQMLNRTADAHGPRPAITFQLTSGPDDKSETLSWNDLRARTAQMANLLRELGVAEDEKVAYLLPNCNEAVVTYLGGMVAGIVAPINPMLEPAQITSLLNQTGARVLVTLRSFPRSDLAQKAAAAVAEAPNVRHVIEIDLRHYLSGVKKLVIPFLRPKLDRRHDAKVHAFDAALDRQNETLDFEDRAVDRICTNFHTGGTTGMPKLAQHKHSGIIYNGWIGQRLLFDETDTMICPLPMFHVFAAIVVMGSSLASGAHVVFPTPAGYRGDGVIKNFWKLCERHGITFMITVPTAMSALMQQKVDADISKLKIAFCGSAPLPVELYRRFETAANVTICEGYGLTEATCLVSCNPPEGRKKIGSIGLAFPHTDVKIFRNGPDGPEPCPVDSIGEICVDNPGVHHGSTYADPNANRDLFYGKHLRTGDLGRIDEDGYLWITGRAKDLIIRGGHNIDPAEIEEALAGHEAVAMVGAIGQPDAHSGELPCAYVELCSGATASVDELMAHSREHIHERAAWPKYIEILDELPKTAVGKVFKPDLRRRAIARVYDRAFSEAGLSARVAGVVEDKKHGLAARIATDDPSDRDEVTRIMDLYPGAWDWADG from the coding sequence ATGGCCTTTGCGACCATCGAGGATCGCCGCGCGATCGAGGCCGAAGGCCCCTGGGCGGAACGCGACCTGCCGCGAACCGTCTGGCAGATGCTGAACCGCACGGCCGATGCGCACGGCCCCCGCCCCGCGATCACGTTCCAGCTCACCTCGGGCCCAGACGACAAGAGCGAGACGCTCAGCTGGAACGACCTTCGCGCCCGTACCGCTCAGATGGCGAACCTGCTGCGCGAACTCGGCGTCGCAGAAGACGAGAAGGTCGCGTATCTGCTGCCGAACTGCAACGAAGCGGTCGTGACCTATCTCGGCGGAATGGTCGCGGGCATCGTGGCGCCGATCAACCCCATGCTCGAGCCGGCGCAGATCACGTCGCTGCTGAACCAGACGGGTGCGCGCGTTCTGGTGACGTTGCGCAGCTTCCCCCGGTCCGACCTCGCGCAGAAGGCCGCGGCCGCCGTCGCCGAGGCACCGAATGTCCGCCACGTGATCGAGATCGACCTTCGCCATTACCTGAGCGGCGTGAAGAAGCTGGTCATCCCGTTCCTGCGACCGAAGCTCGACAGACGGCACGACGCGAAGGTCCATGCCTTCGACGCCGCCCTCGATCGCCAGAACGAGACGCTCGACTTCGAGGATCGCGCGGTCGACCGGATCTGCACGAATTTCCATACCGGCGGCACGACGGGAATGCCCAAGCTCGCGCAGCACAAGCATTCCGGCATCATCTACAACGGGTGGATCGGCCAGAGGCTCCTCTTCGACGAGACGGACACGATGATCTGTCCGCTGCCGATGTTCCACGTCTTCGCGGCCATCGTCGTGATGGGATCGTCGCTCGCCTCGGGCGCGCATGTCGTCTTTCCGACGCCTGCGGGCTATCGCGGCGACGGGGTCATCAAGAACTTCTGGAAGCTCTGCGAGCGTCACGGCATCACCTTCATGATCACGGTGCCGACCGCCATGTCGGCGCTCATGCAGCAGAAGGTCGATGCCGACATCTCGAAGCTCAAGATCGCCTTCTGCGGCTCCGCGCCATTGCCGGTCGAACTCTACCGTCGGTTCGAGACCGCAGCCAATGTCACGATCTGCGAGGGGTACGGTCTGACCGAGGCCACCTGCCTCGTCTCCTGCAACCCTCCTGAGGGCCGCAAGAAGATCGGCTCCATCGGCCTGGCCTTCCCCCATACCGACGTCAAGATCTTCCGCAACGGCCCGGACGGCCCCGAGCCCTGCCCGGTCGACAGTATCGGCGAAATCTGCGTCGACAATCCGGGCGTCCATCACGGCAGCACATATGCCGACCCGAATGCCAATCGTGATCTCTTCTACGGCAAGCATCTCCGGACGGGCGATCTCGGCCGCATCGACGAGGATGGCTATCTCTGGATCACCGGCCGCGCCAAGGATCTCATCATCCGGGGTGGCCACAACATTGATCCCGCCGAGATCGAGGAGGCGCTCGCCGGCCACGAGGCCGTCGCCATGGTGGGCGCGATCGGCCAGCCCGATGCCCATTCCGGAGAGCTGCCCTGCGCCTATGTCGAGCTTTGCAGCGGTGCCACCGCCAGCGTCGACGAACTGATGGCCCATTCCCGCGAGCATATCCACGAGCGCGCCGCCTGGCCCAAATATATCGAGATCCTCGACGAACTGCCGAAAACCGCCGTCGGCAAGGTCTTCAAACCGGATCTGCGCCGCCGCGCCATCGCCCGCGTCTACGACCGCGCCTTCTCCGAGGCCGGGCTTTCCGCTCGCGTGGCAGGCGTCGTCGAGGACAAGAAGCACGGTCTCGCCGCGCGGATCGCGACCGACGATCCGTCGGACCGTGACGAGGTCACCCGCATAATGGATCTCTATCCGGGTGCATGGGACTGGGCCGACGGCTAG
- a CDS encoding cytochrome b/b6 domain-containing protein: MQTEEHQTPIAATSRHNLPTRLVHAGLALAVVTQLLTSLVLQPAEDGHAGNFWFEIHEYGGLSAFALIVLFWIVLTARRRGTPAGLLFPWVSGERLSALWSDIVRYAGALRRLRLPPHDDASPLASAVHGLGILLITAMATSGTLYYFIGNGNPDAGGLVGATMFVHRTLANLAWAYLIGHASMAVLQHLFTDFNLRGMWSLHTAPKKEATK; encoded by the coding sequence ATGCAGACCGAAGAGCATCAGACCCCGATCGCCGCGACCTCGCGCCACAATCTGCCGACACGGCTGGTCCATGCCGGACTCGCGCTGGCCGTCGTCACACAGCTTCTCACCAGCCTCGTGCTGCAACCGGCCGAGGACGGTCACGCGGGAAACTTCTGGTTCGAGATCCACGAATATGGCGGCCTGAGCGCCTTTGCCCTGATCGTGCTGTTCTGGATCGTGCTGACGGCCCGCCGACGCGGGACGCCCGCGGGCCTGCTGTTTCCATGGGTCTCGGGCGAGCGATTGTCGGCACTCTGGTCCGACATCGTGCGGTACGCAGGCGCGCTTCGCCGTCTGCGACTGCCCCCACATGACGATGCGAGCCCGCTGGCCAGCGCGGTGCATGGGCTGGGCATCCTGCTCATCACCGCGATGGCGACGTCCGGCACGCTCTATTACTTCATCGGGAACGGTAATCCCGATGCCGGCGGGCTGGTGGGTGCCACGATGTTCGTTCACCGGACGCTCGCGAACCTCGCCTGGGCGTACCTGATCGGCCACGCGAGCATGGCCGTCCTCCAGCATCTCTTCACCGATTTCAATCTGCGCGGGATGTGGTCCCTCCACACCGCGCCAAAGAAGGAAGCCACGAAATGA
- a CDS encoding acetoacetate decarboxylase: MNTSDLVSQAFAMPVTSPSYPKGPYRFVNREFLTITYRTDMEALRRVVPEPLEIPEPLVKYEFIRMPDSTGFGDYTESGQVIPVTLDGVAGGYVHSMFLNDDAPIAGGREIWGFPKKLADPSLRVEKDTLVGTLDVGSVRVATGTMGYKHRTLDHDTVLKGFDAPNFMLKVIPHVDCTPRICELVRYYTEDVTLKGAWEGPAGLELHQHALATVAELPVREVVSAVHLLTDLTLGLGDVVHDYLRQEG; the protein is encoded by the coding sequence ATGAACACGTCCGACCTCGTCTCGCAGGCCTTCGCGATGCCTGTGACCAGCCCGTCCTATCCCAAGGGACCATACCGGTTCGTCAACCGCGAATTCCTGACGATCACCTACCGCACCGACATGGAGGCCCTGCGGAGGGTCGTGCCGGAGCCGCTCGAGATCCCCGAGCCGCTGGTGAAGTACGAGTTCATCCGCATGCCCGATTCGACAGGCTTCGGCGATTACACCGAAAGCGGCCAGGTGATCCCGGTCACGCTGGACGGTGTCGCGGGTGGCTATGTGCATTCGATGTTCCTGAACGACGATGCGCCGATCGCCGGCGGACGCGAGATCTGGGGCTTTCCGAAAAAGCTCGCCGATCCGTCGCTTCGGGTGGAGAAGGACACTCTGGTAGGGACGCTGGATGTGGGGTCCGTGCGGGTGGCGACCGGGACCATGGGCTACAAGCATCGCACCCTCGACCACGACACCGTGCTCAAGGGCTTCGACGCGCCGAACTTCATGCTCAAGGTCATCCCGCACGTCGATTGCACGCCGCGGATCTGCGAGCTCGTCCGCTACTATACCGAGGACGTGACGTTGAAGGGGGCCTGGGAGGGTCCGGCGGGCCTCGAACTGCACCAGCACGCGCTGGCAACGGTCGCGGAACTGCCCGTTCGCGAGGTCGTATCGGCCGTCCATCTGCTCACGGATCTGACGCTCGGCCTCGGCGACGTCGTCCACGACTATCTACGACAGGAAGGATGA
- a CDS encoding 3-hydroxybutyrate dehydrogenase, translating into MMTLKEKVCIITGAASGIGHGIAKRYVADGARVVIADLKLDAAQRAADELTAQGPGEAMAVEMNVTDEDQVNAGIAKVVDAWGRIDVLVSNAGVQIVHPIEDFPFDEWKKLLSIHLDGAFLTSKAVIPHMQKTGGGAIIFMGSVHSKEASALKSAYVTAKHGLLGLARVISKEGAKHGIRANVICPGFVKTPLVEKQIPEQARDLGISEEEVVNRIMLGETVDQEFTTIEDVAEVAHVFAAFPTNALTGQSLVVSHGWYMN; encoded by the coding sequence ATGATGACCCTCAAGGAAAAGGTCTGCATCATCACGGGTGCCGCCAGCGGCATCGGCCACGGGATCGCCAAACGATATGTCGCCGACGGGGCGAGGGTCGTGATCGCCGATCTGAAACTCGACGCGGCGCAAAGGGCCGCGGACGAGCTGACCGCCCAGGGGCCCGGCGAAGCCATGGCCGTGGAGATGAACGTCACCGACGAGGATCAGGTCAATGCCGGCATCGCGAAGGTCGTCGATGCCTGGGGCAGGATCGATGTCCTGGTCTCCAATGCCGGGGTGCAGATCGTCCATCCGATCGAGGATTTCCCGTTCGACGAATGGAAGAAACTGCTGTCGATCCACCTTGACGGCGCGTTCCTGACCTCGAAGGCGGTGATACCGCACATGCAGAAGACCGGCGGGGGCGCGATCATCTTCATGGGCTCCGTCCATTCCAAGGAAGCCAGTGCTTTGAAATCCGCCTACGTGACCGCGAAGCACGGTCTGCTGGGGCTCGCCCGCGTCATTTCAAAGGAAGGCGCGAAGCATGGGATCCGCGCCAATGTCATCTGCCCGGGTTTCGTGAAGACGCCGCTGGTCGAGAAGCAGATTCCGGAACAGGCACGCGATCTTGGCATCTCCGAGGAGGAGGTCGTCAACAGGATCATGCTGGGCGAGACGGTCGATCAGGAATTCACCACGATCGAGGACGTGGCCGAGGTCGCGCATGTCTTCGCGGCCTTCCCGACGAATGCGCTGACCGGCCAGTCGCTGGTGGTCAGTCACGGCTGGTACATGAACTGA
- a CDS encoding DUF3096 domain-containing protein, which produces MTSVLVVQPLLALIAGILILVFPRLLNYLIAAYLILFGLAGLFPHLFGA; this is translated from the coding sequence ATGACGTCCGTGCTTGTCGTACAGCCGCTTCTGGCTCTGATCGCGGGCATCCTGATCCTGGTGTTCCCGAGGCTCCTCAACTACCTGATCGCCGCGTATCTGATCCTCTTCGGGTTGGCAGGGCTCTTCCCCCATCTCTTCGGCGCCTGA